A genomic segment from Nitrospira lenta encodes:
- a CDS encoding carbonic anhydrase, which translates to MNIRARLLAISLSANLVLGGLLLAGFVAPNVQTSFNPEIDLPVIAPSARIHPLAAVDGSVTIGELVFVAPGASIRGDEGQNIVIGNYSNVQDGVVIHGLETFEGGYELFQNEVEVAGKKYSVYIGDRVSLAHQSQVHGPARVGDDTMIGMQALVFRAQIGDHVVIEPGAKLIGVTVAPGRYVPALSIITRQEQADALPVITDGYAYREWNDSVVRVNTQLARAGQPLPLNR; encoded by the coding sequence ATGAACATTCGTGCGCGCTTGCTGGCGATCAGCCTGTCGGCCAATCTTGTGCTGGGGGGACTGTTGTTGGCCGGATTTGTGGCTCCCAACGTTCAAACCTCGTTCAATCCGGAGATTGATCTGCCGGTCATTGCCCCTTCCGCCAGAATTCATCCGCTGGCGGCGGTGGATGGATCGGTCACGATCGGGGAACTGGTGTTTGTTGCACCGGGGGCATCGATTCGCGGGGATGAGGGCCAGAACATTGTCATCGGCAACTATAGCAATGTGCAGGATGGGGTCGTGATTCATGGGTTGGAGACGTTCGAAGGCGGGTATGAGCTCTTCCAGAATGAGGTCGAGGTGGCCGGAAAGAAGTACTCGGTGTACATCGGAGACCGCGTATCCCTCGCCCATCAATCGCAGGTGCATGGGCCGGCCAGAGTCGGCGACGATACGATGATCGGAATGCAAGCGCTGGTCTTTCGTGCCCAGATCGGCGATCACGTCGTGATCGAACCTGGGGCAAAGTTAATCGGGGTCACCGTGGCGCCCGGCCGCTATGTGCCGGCGTTGTCGATCATTACACGGCAAGAACAGGCAGATGCGCTTCCTGTCATCACGGACGGTTATGCCTATCGAGAATGGAATGACAGTGTGGTGCGTGTGAATACTCAATTAGCCAGGGCCGGTCAGCCGTTGCCGCTGAATCGGTAG
- the phoU gene encoding phosphate signaling complex protein PhoU, with product MQRHMDQELSDLKDRLLQMGALVEEQIERAIAAMIERDAVLAGQVIERDRLVNRFDVEIDETCIRLLALQAPAAKDLRFVTTAMKISTELERMSDLAENICERVIELNEEPQLKPYIDLPRMAAWTMKMVRESLDAFVRQDAALARKVCADDDFVDNLTHQLFRELVSFMIENPATITRAIRLTFIGKYIERIADHATNIGELVIYMVEGKIVRHMTSPSPGPS from the coding sequence ATGCAACGACATATGGATCAAGAACTCAGTGACTTGAAAGACCGCCTGCTCCAGATGGGGGCGCTGGTCGAAGAGCAGATTGAGCGCGCGATTGCGGCCATGATCGAACGCGATGCTGTGCTGGCGGGGCAAGTCATCGAGCGGGACCGGCTGGTCAATCGTTTCGATGTGGAGATCGATGAAACCTGCATTCGCCTCTTGGCCTTGCAGGCGCCGGCGGCGAAAGATCTGCGCTTTGTCACGACGGCCATGAAGATTTCCACCGAACTCGAGCGCATGAGCGATCTCGCAGAAAATATCTGCGAGCGTGTCATCGAACTCAATGAAGAGCCGCAGCTGAAACCCTACATCGATCTTCCTCGCATGGCTGCCTGGACGATGAAGATGGTGCGTGAATCGCTGGATGCTTTCGTTCGGCAAGATGCCGCCCTGGCTCGAAAAGTCTGTGCCGACGATGACTTTGTCGATAACCTCACGCATCAGCTATTTCGTGAGCTCGTCTCGTTCATGATTGAAAACCCCGCCACCATTACCCGGGCGATCCGGCTCACGTTTATCGGCAAATACATCGAACGGATCGCGGATCATGCCACCAATATCGGCGAATTGGTCATCTATATGGTGGAAGGAAAGATCGTGCGCCATATGACTTCTCCGTCGCCGGGGCCTTCTTGA
- the pstB gene encoding phosphate ABC transporter ATP-binding protein PstB, translated as MKALDVSQTVLKAESQGLNFFYGWAQALHGLSLPVYDRCVTALIGPSGCGKTTYLRCFNRMHDLYPGNRYEGAVILYPDRVNIVGPEVDPIEVRMRIGMVFQKPNPFPKSIYENVAYGMRIRGLSSKADLDLVVERALHEAALWGEVKDRLQASAMNLSGGQQQRLCIARALATSPELLLFDEPTSALDPTATARIEELVTELKQKVAIVIVTHNMQQAARVSDHTAFMYEGRLVEFDRTEKMFTNPSVKLTEDYVTGRFG; from the coding sequence ATGAAAGCCTTAGATGTATCGCAGACGGTGTTGAAAGCGGAGTCGCAGGGGCTCAATTTCTTTTATGGATGGGCGCAGGCGCTTCATGGCCTGTCCCTCCCCGTCTACGACCGCTGTGTGACGGCGCTGATCGGTCCCTCCGGTTGCGGGAAAACCACCTATTTGCGTTGTTTCAACCGCATGCATGACCTGTATCCAGGAAATCGCTACGAAGGGGCCGTCATCCTGTATCCGGACCGGGTCAATATCGTCGGACCTGAGGTGGATCCCATCGAGGTGCGCATGCGCATCGGGATGGTGTTTCAAAAACCCAATCCGTTCCCCAAGTCCATCTATGAAAATGTGGCGTATGGGATGCGGATCAGAGGCCTATCGTCGAAGGCCGATCTTGATCTCGTGGTCGAGCGGGCGTTGCATGAGGCGGCGTTATGGGGAGAAGTCAAAGACCGTCTCCAGGCATCGGCGATGAATCTCTCGGGCGGACAACAGCAACGCTTGTGTATTGCCCGGGCGCTGGCGACTAGTCCGGAACTTCTCTTGTTCGATGAGCCGACCTCGGCGCTCGATCCGACGGCTACTGCGCGCATCGAAGAGCTGGTGACGGAACTGAAGCAGAAAGTCGCGATCGTCATCGTGACGCACAATATGCAGCAGGCGGCGCGAGTCTCGGACCACACAGCCTTCATGTATGAGGGGCGTTTGGTGGAATTCGATCGGACAGAGAAGATGTTTACGAATCCGTCCGTCAAGTTGACGGAAGATTATGTTACCGGCCGTTTCGGATAA
- the pstA gene encoding phosphate ABC transporter permease PstA codes for MRRKALDRFFAFEGLFVMGVALLVLFALVGQLAADGAGRLSWQFLTSFPSRFPAQAGILTAWIGTLLVMLLTALTAVPLGIGAAIYLEEYAAKSWLTEVIEINIANLAGVPSIVYGLMALGLLVYELHLGQSFLTAGLTLGMLILPMVIIATREAIRSVPPAVREAAYALGATKWQTVRDHVLPYSMGGILTGMILALSRAVGETAPLITVGALSFIAFLPHPPWQETFPFVSFEWLFDPFTVMPIQMFNWVSRPQDEFHVNAAAAGLILLVMSLAMNAVAIVIRARFRKRIHW; via the coding sequence ATGCGGCGCAAGGCCCTCGATCGTTTCTTTGCGTTCGAAGGACTATTCGTGATGGGTGTCGCCCTGCTCGTCTTGTTCGCCCTGGTGGGGCAACTGGCGGCGGACGGAGCCGGCCGCTTGTCCTGGCAATTCCTGACCTCCTTCCCGTCGCGGTTTCCGGCGCAGGCCGGGATTCTCACCGCCTGGATCGGGACCCTCCTGGTCATGCTGCTGACGGCGCTGACGGCGGTTCCGTTAGGGATCGGAGCTGCCATTTATCTGGAAGAATATGCCGCGAAAAGCTGGTTGACTGAGGTGATCGAAATCAACATCGCCAATCTGGCCGGCGTGCCGTCGATTGTCTACGGGCTCATGGCACTCGGGCTGCTGGTCTATGAGCTGCACTTGGGACAAAGTTTCCTGACGGCTGGGCTGACCCTGGGCATGTTAATCCTCCCGATGGTTATCATTGCGACGCGCGAGGCGATTCGATCGGTCCCTCCTGCCGTGCGCGAAGCGGCCTATGCGCTTGGCGCGACCAAGTGGCAGACCGTGCGGGATCATGTCCTTCCCTATTCAATGGGCGGCATTCTGACAGGGATGATCCTGGCGCTCTCGCGTGCCGTCGGCGAGACGGCGCCGCTGATCACCGTCGGGGCCCTGTCGTTCATTGCCTTTCTTCCTCATCCGCCTTGGCAGGAAACGTTCCCCTTTGTGTCGTTTGAATGGCTATTTGATCCCTTTACGGTGATGCCGATTCAAATGTTCAATTGGGTGTCCCGGCCGCAAGATGAATTTCACGTGAATGCGGCGGCGGCCGGTTTGATCTTGCTGGTCATGAGCCTGGCGATGAACGCGGTGGCGATCGTCATTCGAGCGCGGTTTAGAAAACGGATTCATTGGTGA
- a CDS encoding PstS family phosphate ABC transporter substrate-binding protein, with the protein MTPHRGVWAMGFLLITAIHYGVADNRSYAEVSGPMVAATVDSALAHYNPQSQISGTFKIQGSETMYPLMSRLTMEFQRRQSKVAIDVKGGGSTKAVAEFLQPPLSKTGKVMLQEERAGSFKMITTSRELFDAEVKEFVAQHGYEPTAVPVAVDAVALYVHKDNPVTGLTLDQVDAMFSTTRKRGYPSAITQWGQLGLTEGWEKAAIQLYGRDRKSGTRAFFQEHCLAGGEFMPSLHEDPGAASVILDLSRDQVGIGYSGLGLQASSVRVVPLAEAAGMPFVTPAASTVADQTYPLRRVLYLYVDKNPNAPLPAAAQEFLRFIMTQEGQEAVSKAGFFPLPVGEAAKSAVAVGLSSPAPAVQ; encoded by the coding sequence ATGACACCACATCGCGGGGTATGGGCTATGGGATTTCTTCTGATAACGGCGATTCACTACGGCGTTGCCGATAATCGATCCTATGCCGAAGTCAGTGGCCCGATGGTTGCTGCGACGGTCGATAGCGCGCTGGCCCATTACAATCCCCAGTCGCAAATTTCCGGGACCTTCAAGATACAGGGCTCTGAAACCATGTATCCGTTGATGAGTCGTCTGACAATGGAATTTCAACGTCGGCAGTCGAAGGTGGCGATTGACGTGAAAGGCGGCGGTTCCACCAAAGCCGTCGCCGAATTCCTTCAGCCGCCGTTGAGCAAAACCGGCAAGGTCATGTTGCAGGAAGAACGCGCCGGCAGTTTTAAGATGATTACGACGTCGCGAGAACTCTTTGACGCCGAAGTCAAAGAGTTCGTTGCGCAGCACGGCTATGAGCCGACGGCGGTGCCTGTGGCGGTCGATGCCGTTGCGCTCTATGTGCACAAGGATAATCCGGTCACCGGGTTGACGCTCGATCAAGTGGATGCCATGTTTTCAACGACGCGTAAGCGCGGCTATCCATCAGCCATTACCCAATGGGGTCAGCTCGGACTGACTGAGGGCTGGGAGAAGGCCGCGATCCAGCTTTACGGGCGCGATCGTAAGTCAGGAACCAGGGCGTTCTTCCAAGAGCATTGCCTGGCCGGCGGTGAATTTATGCCCAGCCTCCATGAAGATCCCGGTGCGGCATCCGTGATTCTGGATTTGAGCCGCGATCAAGTCGGGATTGGCTACAGCGGATTAGGGTTGCAAGCATCCAGTGTCCGAGTCGTTCCTCTCGCAGAAGCTGCGGGCATGCCGTTTGTGACGCCGGCAGCTTCTACTGTTGCCGATCAAACCTATCCTTTGCGGCGGGTCTTGTATCTGTACGTTGATAAGAATCCGAATGCCCCGCTCCCTGCCGCCGCGCAGGAGTTCTTGAGATTCATCATGACCCAAGAAGGCCAGGAGGCGGTGTCGAAGGCTGGATTCTTCCCTTTGCCCGTTGGTGAGGCCGCGAAGAGTGCCGTGGCAGTGGGACTCTCGTCCCCTGCCCCGGCGGTCCAGTAG
- a CDS encoding CBS domain-containing protein translates to MITVSHIMTPRVVHIETGTSAIDAAKLMTRHKIGSVFVTRNNQFVGIVTEPDIVRKVVGADRVPYYIPVEEIMSSPIVGIDEQRPITEAADLMELHGTRHLAVFKSGAIVGTLSVRDLLHPVSIDEF, encoded by the coding sequence ATGATCACCGTCAGTCACATCATGACCCCGCGTGTCGTTCACATCGAAACAGGCACCTCGGCGATCGATGCCGCCAAATTGATGACGCGGCACAAGATCGGTAGCGTCTTCGTCACGCGAAATAACCAGTTCGTCGGCATCGTCACAGAGCCGGACATTGTCCGGAAGGTCGTCGGAGCGGACCGCGTGCCCTACTACATTCCGGTGGAAGAGATCATGAGCAGCCCCATCGTGGGGATCGATGAGCAGCGGCCCATTACGGAAGCCGCCGACCTCATGGAACTCCATGGCACGCGCCATCTGGCGGTGTTCAAAAGCGGCGCCATCGTCGGAACGCTCTCTGTGCGGGACTTGCTTCACCCGGTCTCTATCGACGAGTTTTAG
- the pstC gene encoding phosphate ABC transporter permease subunit PstC, protein MDVHIAESPVEKQTIRTGLSPRLLPRLKEKAIKLLLQAAAFTSVAITLGIVGVLAYESFHFFQQVSVVDFLTDRQWTPLFADAHYGILSLVSGTLVTTTVALLVAIPMGSLIAIYLSEYAARSVREFVKPVLELLSAVPTVVYGYFALLFVTPTLQTLWPDLPGFNMLSAGLVIGFMIVPYVSSVSEDAMRAVPVYLREGAFALGATRMQTALRVVFPSALSGITAAYVLGVSRAIGETMVVAIAAGMQPTLTLNPLEPAATMTAYIVQVSLGDLPHGSVGYQTIFATGLMLLLITLLFNIAGHALKKRYRQVY, encoded by the coding sequence ATGGATGTCCATATCGCCGAGAGTCCAGTCGAGAAGCAGACCATCCGCACGGGTCTCTCTCCCCGACTGCTACCCCGTCTCAAGGAGAAAGCGATTAAGCTACTCTTGCAGGCGGCGGCGTTCACCTCGGTGGCAATTACACTTGGAATTGTCGGCGTGCTGGCGTACGAGTCGTTCCATTTCTTTCAGCAGGTCTCTGTGGTGGATTTTCTGACCGACCGGCAATGGACTCCGCTCTTTGCCGATGCGCATTACGGGATTCTCTCCCTCGTGTCGGGTACGCTGGTCACGACGACTGTGGCGTTACTCGTGGCCATTCCAATGGGGAGCCTGATCGCCATCTATCTGAGCGAGTATGCCGCGCGTTCGGTGCGTGAATTCGTGAAGCCGGTGCTGGAGTTGCTCAGCGCCGTGCCGACCGTCGTGTATGGCTACTTTGCGCTGTTGTTCGTGACGCCCACATTGCAAACACTCTGGCCTGACCTGCCGGGCTTCAACATGCTGAGCGCCGGGCTGGTCATCGGCTTCATGATTGTTCCCTATGTCAGCTCCGTGAGCGAGGATGCCATGCGCGCGGTTCCCGTGTATCTGCGCGAAGGCGCTTTTGCGCTGGGCGCGACTCGTATGCAAACGGCGTTGCGCGTCGTCTTCCCTTCGGCCCTATCCGGCATCACGGCCGCCTATGTCTTGGGCGTCTCCCGGGCGATCGGGGAAACGATGGTGGTGGCCATTGCTGCGGGGATGCAACCGACGCTGACCCTGAATCCGTTGGAACCGGCGGCGACGATGACTGCGTACATTGTCCAGGTCAGCTTGGGAGACTTGCCGCACGGGAGCGTGGGCTATCAGACGATCTTTGCGACGGGGCTCATGCTCCTATTGATCACCCTATTATTTAACATTGCAGGCCATGCGCTTAAAAAACGGTATCGCCAAGTATATTAA
- a CDS encoding Slp family lipoprotein: protein MGIFTKGLLVLFGATLVACAARGVFPPEAVVGVDQNFDFAHWRMVPNQAEAKKIQLGGRIIQSDRAGDSITIVATQLPIVAHPAYGPRDTGKRSGEFAITYQGKIDPSFLQSGNRIMVVGSTHAPKLVSVDDLPRSLPAVVASCLHIWKTGGREIADFPFFGAGYQPLEEDTFCTSTQ, encoded by the coding sequence ATGGGGATATTTACGAAGGGGCTTCTGGTCTTGTTCGGCGCAACGCTTGTCGCATGCGCCGCGCGAGGGGTTTTCCCCCCAGAGGCAGTCGTTGGCGTAGACCAGAATTTCGATTTCGCTCACTGGCGAATGGTGCCCAACCAGGCCGAAGCCAAAAAGATTCAACTCGGTGGACGGATTATTCAGTCAGATAGGGCGGGAGACAGCATCACGATTGTCGCGACACAGCTGCCCATCGTCGCCCATCCTGCCTACGGCCCCAGGGACACGGGAAAGCGAAGCGGGGAATTTGCGATCACCTATCAAGGGAAGATTGATCCGTCTTTCCTTCAATCCGGCAACCGCATCATGGTGGTGGGCTCCACTCACGCGCCCAAACTCGTATCCGTGGACGACCTCCCCAGAAGTCTTCCCGCAGTCGTCGCCTCCTGTCTCCACATCTGGAAAACCGGGGGGAGAGAGATTGCAGATTTTCCATTCTTCGGCGCAGGCTATCAGCCATTGGAAGAAGACACCTTTTGCACCTCTACTCAATAG
- a CDS encoding PstS family phosphate ABC transporter substrate-binding protein, with amino-acid sequence MQRLVPVGLSAILLCAAMSVMGWPVETVYPEPTTLIKVDGSSTVFPITEAVAEEFQKDTRGSVRVTVGISGTGGGFKKFCRGEIDVQDASRPISSSEMDACRAGGVQFYELPIAFDALTIAVSPLATWVDSITVAELKTMWEPSAQGRVTKWSQVRSTWPDQPLKLFGAGSDSGTFDYFTEAVVGKAKSSRGDFTASEDDNTLVQGIANDKQALGYIPFAYYEPNKKRLKAVSVDGGHGPVSPSRETVENGSYQPLSRPLFIYVSTKSAARPEVKRFVEFYLAQVPVLAPQVKYVPLPPKAYALAGEHFKNGRQGTAFQGGSTVGMKIEELLRREATL; translated from the coding sequence ATGCAGAGACTGGTACCGGTCGGGTTGAGCGCGATTCTGCTGTGTGCGGCGATGAGTGTCATGGGCTGGCCTGTTGAGACGGTCTATCCCGAACCTACGACCTTGATCAAGGTCGACGGGTCGAGCACGGTGTTCCCGATTACGGAAGCAGTGGCGGAAGAGTTTCAGAAGGACACGCGAGGGTCGGTTCGTGTGACGGTCGGCATTTCAGGAACCGGCGGCGGGTTCAAAAAGTTTTGCCGCGGCGAGATCGATGTGCAGGATGCCTCTCGTCCTATTTCCAGCAGCGAAATGGACGCCTGCCGCGCCGGCGGAGTCCAATTCTATGAACTGCCGATCGCGTTCGATGCTCTGACCATTGCCGTGAGTCCTCTGGCAACGTGGGTGGACTCCATCACGGTGGCAGAATTGAAAACCATGTGGGAGCCCTCCGCGCAAGGGCGAGTGACCAAGTGGAGCCAGGTCCGTTCAACCTGGCCCGATCAGCCGCTGAAACTGTTCGGCGCCGGGTCCGACTCGGGCACCTTCGATTACTTCACTGAAGCAGTGGTTGGGAAAGCCAAATCCAGCCGGGGCGACTTTACCGCCAGTGAAGACGACAATACGCTGGTCCAGGGCATCGCCAACGACAAGCAGGCGCTCGGCTACATCCCCTTCGCCTATTACGAACCGAATAAGAAGCGGTTGAAAGCGGTATCCGTCGATGGCGGGCATGGGCCGGTAAGCCCGTCGCGCGAGACCGTCGAAAACGGCTCCTACCAACCGCTCTCGCGTCCGTTATTCATCTATGTCAGCACGAAGTCAGCGGCCAGGCCAGAAGTGAAACGCTTCGTCGAGTTCTACCTGGCGCAAGTACCGGTGCTGGCCCCACAAGTGAAGTATGTGCCGCTACCGCCGAAAGCCTATGCGCTGGCCGGTGAACATTTTAAGAATGGCCGACAGGGGACCGCGTTTCAAGGAGGCTCGACGGTCGGGATGAAGATCGAAGAATTGCTTCGCCGCGAAGCGACACTCTAA
- a CDS encoding phosphate-starvation-inducible PsiE family protein codes for MIGSLTSTESRLCLPWIRQLFAAPDLTLLWEKGTQAVLSLLIVTILVGLAGGVIKTFIGLRLLLTAEIDLGLRHLIVNTLMLLAVVEVLKTTLAYFSEGRVRVTFIVDTVLVVMLTEVISQWFTGGDWQKLAILAVILVTLGLIRVVAVRFSPAQPAHSSPSPTIAPIFSSTH; via the coding sequence ATGATCGGTAGTCTGACATCAACTGAATCCCGCCTGTGCCTACCCTGGATCCGGCAGCTTTTCGCGGCACCGGATCTGACCCTGCTCTGGGAAAAAGGAACGCAGGCTGTCCTGAGCCTGCTCATCGTCACGATCTTGGTCGGACTGGCGGGCGGGGTCATCAAGACCTTTATCGGCCTGCGGCTCCTCCTGACGGCCGAGATCGATCTCGGCCTGCGTCACCTCATCGTCAATACGCTCATGCTGTTGGCGGTGGTGGAAGTCCTCAAGACCACGTTGGCATATTTTTCAGAAGGCCGTGTGCGCGTCACGTTTATTGTCGATACCGTCCTCGTGGTGATGTTGACGGAAGTGATTTCCCAATGGTTCACCGGGGGAGACTGGCAGAAGCTGGCTATCCTGGCGGTGATCCTCGTGACGCTCGGACTGATCCGGGTCGTGGCCGTACGGTTCAGTCCGGCCCAGCCGGCTCATTCCTCGCCCTCGCCAACCATCGCCCCAATTTTCTCATCAACCCACTAG
- the gspK gene encoding type II secretion system minor pseudopilin GspK, which yields MPKDDERGVALLLALLILALLVALILEFDGEARREYRDAAAFRDNFKAQTLIRAAVQAARAVLQQDFLKDKKAGETYDSTTDLWAMPIKNYAIGDGFLSAQIEDERGKLNLNDLSAVSSDSIQKKTKIDRFKRLFELLQLNPDLVDAVVDWVDQDENQEPAGAESLYYQSQRPPYRAANAPLSGLGDLRLIKGFTPDIVDRLSRYVTVLSDSGSQVNLNTADSLVIQALDPAITQAMASEIIQGRPYKTKVDLDRIGSFQAIGARIRSEYDVKSTVFSARLAISVNEVTKTALVVLQRDPNKGESTVMSLRVY from the coding sequence TCGCTCTGCTCATCTTGGCGCTGCTGGTTGCGCTGATTCTTGAATTCGACGGCGAAGCCCGGCGCGAATATCGCGATGCGGCTGCGTTCCGCGATAACTTCAAAGCCCAAACCTTGATTCGCGCCGCCGTTCAGGCGGCCCGCGCCGTCCTCCAGCAAGATTTCTTGAAAGATAAAAAGGCCGGTGAAACGTACGATTCGACGACCGATCTTTGGGCCATGCCGATCAAGAACTATGCAATCGGCGACGGCTTTCTGAGCGCACAGATCGAAGATGAGCGGGGTAAGCTCAATCTCAACGACCTGTCTGCTGTCTCTTCCGACTCCATCCAAAAAAAAACAAAGATCGATCGATTCAAACGGCTCTTTGAGTTGCTTCAGCTGAACCCGGACTTGGTCGATGCGGTGGTTGATTGGGTGGATCAGGATGAAAACCAGGAACCGGCCGGAGCGGAAAGTCTGTACTATCAATCGCAGCGTCCGCCCTATCGCGCCGCTAATGCGCCACTCTCAGGCCTGGGCGATTTGCGGCTGATCAAAGGGTTTACCCCGGACATTGTCGACCGGCTCTCACGGTATGTGACGGTGCTTTCTGATTCAGGCTCGCAGGTCAATCTGAATACGGCGGATTCTCTGGTGATTCAAGCACTGGATCCGGCCATCACGCAAGCGATGGCGTCAGAGATTATTCAAGGACGGCCGTATAAGACGAAAGTCGATCTTGATCGAATCGGAAGTTTCCAAGCGATCGGCGCTCGCATCCGATCTGAGTATGATGTGAAGAGCACGGTCTTTTCAGCCCGCTTAGCTATCAGCGTGAATGAAGTGACCAAGACCGCTTTGGTGGTGCTCCAGCGCGACCCGAATAAGGGCGAGAGTACGGTCATGTCCCTACGAGTCTACTGA